In the Dolichospermum flos-aquae CCAP 1403/13F genome, TTAAAGGACGTACTTTTAAACGCACCTGTCCACCAGTTACTAGCAACTCTGTGACTTTTCCATTATTACTAGTGCTGTGCAGTTTTTGAATTTGCAGTTTTGTATTTTCTGCCACTTCCACAAAAGCAATTTCTGTATCTAATGCTAACATCGTCCGAGAATTCTTTCCTGTACTAATGCTATCACCAACCTTTTGCAACTTTGTGCCGACATTGGCAGGTTGGGAAGTTTGTTGATTTCCATAAATAACATTACCAAAAATGCTACGTACTTCTAAATAGCGGTTAACTCTTAAATGTAAATTATTTTTGGCTAATGCTTGCTGAAAGGTTAATAGGAAGATGAAAAATAAACTTAATAATAGCCAAGGTTTTTTAATCACTGAATTTTTTGGAAATTAGATTACCCCTGGATCTAATTTTAGGCGATCGCTTCTCTTGTGGCAAGTAAGCTGTCACGCATCTAGTTTTTGAACATGATCTAGGCTATAGGCGGGTTTCTGCCTCCAAATTATACAATTTAAGTGCGCGACAGCTTTTAAAAATCTAGACATCCTCTGGTTCAAATTGTGCCACAGTTACAGCATTAAATGCAAAAGATAAAACTAAGGGAATCGGACATTTAAACCAAAAAGTGTAAATCACTGCTAGGATAGTGGTAGAGATGGCAGCACAAGCCCAATACATTTCCTGATTAGTTAAACCATTTTTCTCTTTAATTACTCTTAACACATTCATTGGGATTGGTTCTGGCATGACTCCACCAGGAGGAAACGCCCAATAGTTACCACGTCTCTCAACAAATAAATCTGTCCAGCCATTTTCTAAGCACCATGCTTCAATCCATTGAATAGAGTAATGATTTATCATATAAATACCAATTTCCTTTGTTAATGTGTGCAGTTTGTCAATTTTAATAACTTAAAGATCTTAGTCAGATATAGCAGCAGTCAGCAGTAAAAATCTTTTGTTATCTAGCTTTTTTAGGAAATTTTTTCCCTTATTCAAGTACATATCGCTATAACTTTTAGTTCATTGTTTTAAAGGTTTATCAAATTATTTTATACATATTAACAATCCTGTTTCCACAGCCATCACCATAACTAACAGATTATCAGTTGTCCTGACTACTAGACTTTAAAAGATAACAAACTTTACTTGTAATCAAACTTAATGAATTATTGTAATAATGCCATCTTTTACTATAAAATATGTAAGCATTCAGCTAAAAGTGGATATTCAGAATGCTAATCAATTCAATTCTTGCTGATAGCTGACGGCTGAATGCTTACCAAAATATTAACGTTTATGCAAACCCTAACTTGTCAAGTATCAATTTTGACTCATCAACTATGTTTTGGCAAAAGAGCTTAGGATGGATTTTAGGAATTATGGTTTGGTGCGTTGCACAGCCAGCATCAGCAGATTGGACTCATCCTTTATCATATAGCAATGCCGAATTGTCGAGACAAGATTTTTCGGGACAAAGTTTACAAGCTGCGGAATTTTCTAACGCTAACTTAGAAATGGCTAACTTTACAGGTGCGGACTTACGAGGAACAGTTTTCAGTGCTTCAGTCATGACAAAAGCAAATTTACATGGAGCAGATTTAACAAATGCGATGGTGAATGAGGTAAAATTAATAGGCGCTGATTTAAGTAATGCCGTTTTAATCGAAGCTCTTTTACTCCGCACCGTCTTTACAGATGTTAATATCACAGGTGCAGATTTTACGGACGCAATTTTAGATAAAGCGCAAATTAAAGAGCTATGTCAAAAAGCCAGTGGTGTAAATTCTCAAACTGGTGTAGAAACTCGTGAGTCCTTAGGATGTCAATGAAACTTGGTATAATTGGTGGTGGACAACTGGCTTGGATGATGAAAGATGCAGCAGATAAGCTGGGAGTAGAATTAATAGTCCAAACTCCTAGTCCCAATGATCCAGCCGTATCTATTGCCCAACATAGCATTTTTGCCGCAGTTGATGATGCCGCTGCCACAGAAATTTTAGCGACAAAGTGTGATATCGTCACCTTTGAAAATGAATTTGTTAACCTTGCGGCTTTATCACTGCTAGAAAAACAGGGTGTTTGTTTTCATCCTCAACTAGCAGCTTTAGCACCTCTGTTAGATAAATATGAGCAACGGTGCTATTTACGGGATTTAGGTTTACCAGTTCCCCAGTTTTTGGCATTATCAGGGGAAAAAAAGCTAGAATCTCAAATTGAAAATTTGGGTTTTCCTGTGGTTCTCAAAGCCAGAAGACATGGATATGATGGTCAAGGAACTTTTATCATTCCCGATTTTGCAACTTTATCAAAAATAGTTAATCAAACTCATAGCCAGTTTTTAGTCGAAGAATTTGTGCCTTTTACCAAAGAACTGGCTATAATTGCCGCCCGTTCTGTAAATGGGGAAATTGTCATCTATCCAGCGGTAGAAACTCTCCAGAAAGAACAGGTTTGTCGGTGGGTAATTGCCCCCGCTCAAATCACCCAAGAGCAAAGTTTGCAAATTGAAGCGATCGCCCATAAACTATTAACTAGCCTCCAATATATAGGAGTCTGTGGCATTGAATTATTTCTCACCGCCGAAGGTAAAATCTTAATTAATGAAATAGCACCACGTACCCATAACTCTGGGCATTTTTCCCTGGATGCTTGTGAAACTTCCCAATTTGAACAACACCTGAGAGCAGTGTGTAGTTTACCATTAGGCAATACTAGATTACATTGTGCTAGTGCCGTGATGGTTAATTTGCTAGGATATGAAAACAGCCATTGTGACTACCAAAAACAACGTCAACAATTAGCAAATATTCCCCAGGCTACTGTTCATTGGTACGGAAAAACAGAAGCTCGTCCAGGGCGTAAGCTAGGACATATCACCGTTTTATTAGATCAAGATCACACTAATGGAGTAGAGGAGATTATACACAAAATTGAATCTATCTGGTATCCCCAGTAGAAATTTGCCAAAATTTTCCCAAAATAAACACACAAACTATTTTTCAAAGCTATAATGAGTTAGTTGCACTACGACGATTGGTGACTGCCGTCAAGTTTTTTGATCTATGTCTTTAACAACAAGGGAGCTAAACAATTCTCGTGGCAGTATACTGGGCTTGTACCCAGAAACTTTAAATGAGAACCCTCAGTTCCCACCTGGTTTAACCAGGTCATAAACTTAGGTAAAACGGCGTTGTGGTGAACTAAAAAATTTTAGCTCCCCGGTTGATAAAACTGGGGAGCTTTACGATATATACCTTAAATTTAGAGGTAAAAAGCAAAATACGGAAAGAAAAAGATTTTCCCAATCACCAATGACAACTGACAAATGACAACTGACCGAAAAGACGGGACACAAGCCCCGTCCTTCCAGGACGGCTTTATGTTAAAATTTGGTCGTAGTCGCCATAGGGCATTGGGAGACTTTAAACGGACATGGAGGGACGATAAGACCACTTGTGGCGTGTTCTGGCGAAGTGTCAAGAATCACTGCACCTTCAGGTCGGTGAGTATGTCAATAACTGAAGAAATAAGCTACACTCATTTTAGGGGCGAACTCATACAGTTCGTCAGAATACTTCTTGGAAGATATCCCTATCGCAGGAAGTGGGTTGAAGCCCACTTTTTTTATTGAATTCTCCCATGACTCATCCTTTAATACCACAAATTATTGATTTGGCGACACCAGTAGCCGCAGAACTAGGATTGGAAGTTGTTAGTATAGTTTTTCATACGAACCAAAGCCCCCCAGTCTTGCGAGTAGATATCTTTAATCCTCTACAGGACATTGGCCTGGATGATTGTGAAAGGATGAGCCGTGCCGTTGAAGCCTCATTAGATGCGGCCGATATCATTCCAGACGGTTACATATTGGAAGTATCTAGTCCTGGTATTTCGCGGCAACTGGTAACAGACAGGGAGTTTATTTCCTTCAAAGGATTTCCTGTAGTTATTTCTACTTCCCCACCCTCCGAACAACAGCAAGAGTGGATAGGTCTATTGATTAGCCGGGATGAAACTACAGTTTACCTTAATCAAAAGGGTCGTGTAGTAAAAATTCCCCGTAACCTCATTACCAAAGTCCAAATAGATGAGCGTAGCTAATCAATTTTAGATTTTAGACGTTGGATTAGGGACTGGTAAGTGGTAATTGAGAAGAAGTAATTGGGGAAAAGAAAACAATTATTTCTTAACAGTTATCTAATTTTGCTGACTGCTGACTTGACACTCTCCGCTCTAAAGAGATTGTCAATGTATAGTGTTGAGCCGTTAGGCAACATCGGGTGTTTGTACAGGTTAATTACCCTTACCTGTTAAAGACATTGTAACACCATAAGTCACTGAGAGATTTATCCCCTCTCTCGCTTAAAAAACACCCAAACATAAAAACCCAAAAAGGTTTTAGATTTTAAGTCTAGGGTCAGAAACGGTAAGTTCTACCGAGATTGCCTGTGGAGCGGAAAAACCTCTTAGAAGCCATTCTAAGACCGTGATGAAGCAGGAAGTAAACACTAAGGTTATCGCTGTCCAGATGTGTCTAGACTTTGGTAATTTTGGGTAAGTTTTATAGAACGGTTTTAAGCCTACTTTCTTATAAAATTTTAGGAGACTGCGTATGTCAATGGTGACTTTATCGGGATTAAAAGAGCTAATTGAAAGTATTAGCCAAGAACGAAACTTACCGCGTTTGGCTGTACAAGCAGCTATTAGAGAAGCCTTAATTAAGGGTTACGAACGTTATCGTCGCGCCCAAAATTTAGAACGCAGACAATTTGATGAAGAGTATTTTAATAATTTTGAAGTAGAACTGGATATTGAGGGTGAAGGATTTCGGGTTCTTTCCACCAAAACCATTGTTGAAGCAGTTGCTAACACTGATCATCAAATTTCCTTAGATGAAGTCCAGCAAGTAGCCCCAGAAGCCCAACTGGGAGATTCTGTAGTATTGGATGTCACCCCAGATCAAGGAGAATTTGGGCGCATGGCAGCCATGCAAACGAAGCAAGTATTGGCGCAAAAACTGCGAGATCAACAACGCCAAATGGTGCAAGAAGAGTTTCAAGAATTGGAAGGCACGGTTTTACAAGCTAGAGTATTGCGATTTGAACGTCAATCTGTAGTTTTGGCAGTTAGTAGCGGATTTGGACAATCAGAAGTAGAAGCCGAATTACCCAAGCGAGAACAGCTACCCAACGATAATTATCGGGCTAATGCTACCTTTAAGGTATATCTAAAAAAAGTTTCCCAAGGGCAGCAACGAGGTCCACAATTGATGGTATCTCGTGCTGATGCAGGTTTGGTAGTTTATTTATTCGCCAACGAAGTCCCAGAAATTGAAGATGAGGTAGTGCGAATTGTGGCTGTAGCGCGAGAAGCTAACCCTCCCTCTCGT is a window encoding:
- a CDS encoding pentapeptide repeat-containing protein, whose amino-acid sequence is MFWQKSLGWILGIMVWCVAQPASADWTHPLSYSNAELSRQDFSGQSLQAAEFSNANLEMANFTGADLRGTVFSASVMTKANLHGADLTNAMVNEVKLIGADLSNAVLIEALLLRTVFTDVNITGADFTDAILDKAQIKELCQKASGVNSQTGVETRESLGCQ
- a CDS encoding 5-(carboxyamino)imidazole ribonucleotide synthase, with the protein product MSMKLGIIGGGQLAWMMKDAADKLGVELIVQTPSPNDPAVSIAQHSIFAAVDDAAATEILATKCDIVTFENEFVNLAALSLLEKQGVCFHPQLAALAPLLDKYEQRCYLRDLGLPVPQFLALSGEKKLESQIENLGFPVVLKARRHGYDGQGTFIIPDFATLSKIVNQTHSQFLVEEFVPFTKELAIIAARSVNGEIVIYPAVETLQKEQVCRWVIAPAQITQEQSLQIEAIAHKLLTSLQYIGVCGIELFLTAEGKILINEIAPRTHNSGHFSLDACETSQFEQHLRAVCSLPLGNTRLHCASAVMVNLLGYENSHCDYQKQRQQLANIPQATVHWYGKTEARPGRKLGHITVLLDQDHTNGVEEIIHKIESIWYPQ
- the rimP gene encoding ribosome maturation factor RimP encodes the protein MTHPLIPQIIDLATPVAAELGLEVVSIVFHTNQSPPVLRVDIFNPLQDIGLDDCERMSRAVEASLDAADIIPDGYILEVSSPGISRQLVTDREFISFKGFPVVISTSPPSEQQQEWIGLLISRDETTVYLNQKGRVVKIPRNLITKVQIDERS
- the nusA gene encoding transcription termination factor NusA; this translates as MSMVTLSGLKELIESISQERNLPRLAVQAAIREALIKGYERYRRAQNLERRQFDEEYFNNFEVELDIEGEGFRVLSTKTIVEAVANTDHQISLDEVQQVAPEAQLGDSVVLDVTPDQGEFGRMAAMQTKQVLAQKLRDQQRQMVQEEFQELEGTVLQARVLRFERQSVVLAVSSGFGQSEVEAELPKREQLPNDNYRANATFKVYLKKVSQGQQRGPQLMVSRADAGLVVYLFANEVPEIEDEVVRIVAVAREANPPSRYVGPRTKIAVDTLDRDVDPVGACIGARGSRIQVVVNELRGEKIDVIRWSPDPATYIANALSPAKVDEVRLMDPESRQTHVLVAEDQLSLAIGKEGQNVRLAARLTGWKIDIKDQAKYDEEAENTKFAAVRAQYQSQNDRDDRSDREDAMAEELELDEDRFDNSEED